In Cicer arietinum cultivar CDC Frontier isolate Library 1 chromosome 7, Cicar.CDCFrontier_v2.0, whole genome shotgun sequence, a single window of DNA contains:
- the LOC140918711 gene encoding uncharacterized protein produces MYDILLNYVSNEVGHISKTHLWVSDVLEAPPNVSRIITRWNSNGQPVGSTVGLLGGFLDEIARKFKDFPIMYDNWKLVPSTRKNKIFKDKMQEKADKNAANRGKLTILHTLGSKTLAWKKDEEEFSLLHLFVHEQLQIEIGKTRSPNEAFVNVFGKEHLEYVRCMGFGITPSQITHILLTLAGSNRRKLYVKAVRNCRKGCRQVERQFLNRRKLAL; encoded by the exons ATGTATGACATTTTGTTGAATTATGTGTCAAATGAGGTGGGACATATTTCAAAGACACACTTATGGGTATCAGACGTGCTTGAAGCTCCTCCTAATGTTAGTAGAATAATAACTAGATGGAATTCAAATGGGCAACCGGTAGGATCAACTGTTGGTTTGTTAGGCGGTTTTTTGGATGAAATTGCTAGGAAGTTTAAAGATTTTCCTATAATGTACGACAATTGGAAACTAGTTCCATCgacaagaaaaaataaaatttttaaggataaaatgcAG GAGAAGGCTGATAAAAATGCTGCAAATAGAGGAAAGCTAACAATCCTTCATACATTAGGCTCTAAGACACTTGCATGGAAGAAGGATGA AGAGGAATTTAGTTTGCTTCATTTGTTTGTGCATGAACAATTGCAAATTGAAATTGGGAAGACTCGTTCTCCAAATGAAGCATTTGTTAATGTGTTTGGAAAAGAACATCTCGAATATGTTCGTTGTATGGGATTTGGAATAACACCGTCTCAAATTACTCATATACTTCTCACTCT CGCCGGTTCTAACCGTCGTAAACTGTATGTAAAGGCGGTTAGAAACTGTCGCAAGGGTTGCCGACAGGTGGAACGACAGTTtttgaaccgtcgcaaactGGCCTTGTGA